Proteins from one bacterium genomic window:
- a CDS encoding UDP-N-acetylglucosamine 2-epimerase, which translates to ERRVLTPRKKLGVTERPSTVEVGTNYLAGTDPEKIVAIAADILEGKGKKGQIPPLWDGKAAERIVEIILRDLQPIAVPQRNGTI; encoded by the coding sequence TGAAAGGCGGGTACTGACCCCACGGAAAAAGCTCGGTGTCACCGAACGGCCTTCCACCGTTGAGGTGGGAACGAACTACCTGGCGGGGACAGACCCGGAAAAGATCGTCGCCATTGCCGCAGACATACTGGAGGGGAAGGGAAAGAAAGGCCAAATCCCGCCGCTATGGGACGGCAAGGCGGCCGAGAGGATCGTGGAGATAATTCTTCGAGACTTACAGCCCATCGCTGTTCCACAACGCAACG